From a region of the Alnus glutinosa chromosome 1, dhAlnGlut1.1, whole genome shotgun sequence genome:
- the LOC133878503 gene encoding protein CHROMATIN REMODELING 19: protein MKRVFEEISDDEWGNHSFKPSRVLRNPQQPPPPPIESFTYASSKPQVEITLNLEDDDVEAEAARPAANRGRRFVVDDDESDGDFKEVFEVKSSDEEEEEDVVGKALHKCAKISTELKRELYGSSRTACDRYAEVEASSVRIVTQDDIHAACRSKDLDFQPVLKPYQLVGVNFLLLLYQKGIGGAILADEMGLGKTIQAITYLTLLKHLNNDPGPHLIVCPASVLENWERELKKWCPSFSVLQYHGAARSAYSKELSSLAKAGLPSPFNVLLVCYSLFERHSVQQKDDRKILKRWRWSCVLMDEAHALKDKNSYRWKNLMSVARNANQRLMLTGTPLQNDLHELWSLLEFMMPDLFATEDVDLKKLLNADDLDLIGRMKSILGPFILRRLKSDVMQQLVPKIQRVEYVVMEKQQEDAYREAIEEYRAASRARIAKNSQINSVNIFGVLPRRQVSNYFVQFRKIANHPLLVRRIYSDEDVVRFAKKFHPMGAFGFECTLDRVIEELKSYNDFSIHRLLLSYGVTGTKGILPDKQVMLSAKCRALAELLPSLKQGGHRVLIFSQWTSMLDILEWTLDVIGVTYRRLDGSTQVTERQTIVDTFNNDACIFACLLSTRAGGQGLNLTGADTVVIHDMDFNPQIDRQAEDRCHRIGQTKPVTIYRLVTKGTVDENVYEIAKRKLVLDAAVLESAMEMDNEGETSEKTMGEILSALLLG from the exons ATGAAGCGCGTGTTCGAGGAAATCTCCGATGACGAGTGGGGGAACCACTCCTTCAAGCCCTCTCGCGTCCTCAGAAACCCGCAACAGCCACCACCTCCTCCCATCGAATCCTTCACTTACGCATCGTCCAAGCCCCAAGTCGAAATCACACTTAATTTGGAGGACGACGATGTGGAGGCGGAGGCCGCGAGGCCCGCGGCGAATCGTGGCCGTCGGTTCGTGGTCGATGACGACGAGAGCGATGGGGATTTCAAGGAAGTGTTTGAGGTAAAGTCGAGCgacgaggaggaggaggaggatgtGGTAGGGAAGGCTTTGCACAAGTGTGCGAAGATATCGACGGAGTTGAAGAGAGAGCTGTACGGCTCGTCGCGGACCGCGTGCGACCGCTACGCGGAAGTGGAGGCTTCTTCAGTTAGGATTGTGACCCAG GATGATATTCATGCGGCATGTAGGTCAAAGGACTTGGATTTTCAACCTGTTCTCAAGCCATACCAGTTGGTTGGGGTcaactttcttcttctgttaTATCAGAAGGGTATTGGGGGAG CCATTTTGGCAGATGAGATGGGCCTTGGGAAGACTATCCAG GCTATTACATATTTGACCTTGCTGAAACACTTGAACAATGATCCTGGTCCACATTTAATTGTATGTCCTGCATCTGTTTTGGAAAACTGGGAAAGAGAACTTAAAAAGTGGTGTCCTTCGTTTTCCGTTCTCCAGTATCATGGGGCTGCGCGATCTGCCTATTCGAAGGAACTGAGCTCTTTAGCTAAAGCTGGATTGCCGTCTCCTTTTAATGTTCTTCTTGTGTGTTATTCACTTTTTGAAAGACACAG TGTGCAGCAGAAAGATGACCGTAAAATTCTGAAGCGTTGGCGATGGAGCTGTGTGCTGATGGATGAGGCCCATGCCTTGAAGGATAAAAATAGCTATAGGTGGAAAAACCTAATGTCTGTAGCACGAAATGCAAACCAGCGTCTAATGCTGACAGGAACGCCACTCCAAAATGATCTACAT GAGCTGTGGTCATTGTTGGAGTTTATGATGCCTGATCTTTTTGCTACTGAGGACGTAGACTTGAAAAAGCTTTTAAATGCAGATGATTTGGATTTGATTGGTCGTATGAAGTCTATTTTGGGACCATTTATATTGAGACGTTTGAAATCTGATGTAATGCAGCAACTTGTTCCAAAGATTCAACGG GTCGAGTATGTTGTAATGGAAAAGCAACAAGAAGATGCATATAGGGAAGCTATTGAGGAATATCGTGCAGCTTCACGAGCTCGTATTGCAAAAAACTCACAGATAAACTCAGTTAATATTTTTGGAGTTCTTCCTCGGCGTCAAGTGTCCAACTATTTTGTTCAGTTTCGTAAG ATTGCAAATCATCCTTTATTGGTTAGGCGTATTTACAGTGATGAGGACGTTGTTCGTTTTGCTAAAAAGTTTCATCCAATGGGTGCGTTTGGCTTTGAATGTACCTTGGACAGAGTAATTGAAGAACTTAAGAGTTACAATGACTTTTCCATTCACCGG CTTTTACTTTCCTATGGTGTCACTGGTACAAAGGGAATCCTTCCAGACAAACAAGTTATGCTTTCAGCAAAATGTCGG GCATTGGCTGAACTTCTTCCTTCACTAAAGCAAGGTGGGCATCGTGTTCTGATTTTTAGCCAGTGGACGTCAATGCTTGATATCTTGGAATGGACTTTGGATGTGATTGGGGTTACATACAGACGACTTGATGGAAG TACTCAGGTGACAGAGCGACAGACGATAGTCGACACATTCAATAACGATGCTTGTATATTTGCATGCTTGCTCTCCACGAGAGCTGGAGGGCAGGGATTGAACTTGACTGGAGCTGATACTGTCGTCATCCATGACATGGATTTCAATCCACAGATTGACAGGCAGGCTGAAGATCGTTGTCATCGCATTGGCCAAACAAAGCCTGTCACCATATACAG GCTGGTGACCAAGGGTACTGTTGATgagaatgtttatgagattgcGAAGCGGAAGCTAGTCTTGGATGCTGCAGTCCTCGAGTCTGCTATGGAAATGGATAATGAAGGTGAAACGTCTGAAAAGACTATGGGAGAGATATTATCGGCGCTTTTGTTGGGTTAG